A genomic segment from Lignipirellula cremea encodes:
- a CDS encoding DUF1257 domain-containing protein, giving the protein MSHIVSVETEIRDAAALNSACRRLRLPLPTHGTAQLFSGAATGYCVRLPGWRYPVICDTESGRIQFDNFEGRWGEQRELDRLMQAYACERAKLEARRNGHTVTEQPLADGSIKLTVHVGGNA; this is encoded by the coding sequence ATGTCGCACATCGTTTCCGTCGAGACCGAGATTCGGGACGCGGCCGCACTCAATTCGGCCTGCCGCCGTCTCAGGCTGCCACTTCCGACGCACGGGACCGCGCAGCTCTTCAGCGGCGCGGCGACCGGCTATTGCGTGCGGCTTCCCGGCTGGCGCTATCCGGTTATCTGCGACACAGAAAGTGGCCGCATTCAATTCGATAATTTCGAAGGCCGGTGGGGCGAGCAACGCGAATTGGACCGGCTGATGCAGGCGTATGCCTGTGAACGAGCGAAACTCGAAGCCCGCCGCAACGGACACACCGTGACCGAACAGCCGCTGGCCGACGGCTCAATCAAGCTGACCGTTCACGTTGGAGGTAACGCATGA
- a CDS encoding DUF2997 domain-containing protein produces the protein MSRKIEIIISPTGESRVETKGFAGSECREASRFLESALGRATSESLTAEFHEARTHQHNHLDQET, from the coding sequence ATGAGCAGGAAGATTGAAATCATCATCTCGCCCACCGGCGAATCCCGTGTCGAAACCAAGGGCTTTGCTGGCAGCGAATGCCGCGAGGCGAGTCGCTTTCTGGAATCGGCACTTGGCAGAGCGACTTCGGAGTCGTTGACGGCCGAGTTCCACGAAGCTCGCACCCATCAACACAATCACTTGGACCAAGAGACATGA